A genomic segment from Pseudosulfitobacter sp. DSM 107133 encodes:
- a CDS encoding IS110 family transposase, translating to MTKMINDTIGIDISKAHLDAHRLSTATHARFDNTATGLRAFERWLGQTTPERVVFEPTGPYHRRLESHFSGRLPLVKVNPLQARRFAQAHGTRAKTDAVDARMLALMGRALELVPDQPTDPKQREIKELHVARTGLVRDRTALMNRLGTQQLDVTRRLTRARLRQVNHQIDRLNAEIERRNRDCPERARAIGILTSIPGIGAITARALLSECPEIGTLGSKQIAALAGLAPITCQSGQWSGKAHIQGGRRLLRESLFMPALVAMKRNPDLSQKYDALRAAGKPHKVALAVLMRKLLILANTLISENREWTPKHP from the coding sequence ATGACGAAGATGATCAACGATACCATCGGCATCGACATCTCGAAAGCGCATCTTGACGCGCACCGGCTCAGCACCGCAACCCACGCCCGGTTCGACAATACCGCGACAGGCCTGCGCGCCTTCGAGCGCTGGTTGGGGCAGACAACGCCGGAGCGCGTGGTCTTCGAGCCCACCGGCCCCTACCACCGACGCCTCGAGAGCCATTTCTCAGGCCGCCTGCCGCTCGTCAAGGTGAACCCGCTGCAGGCCCGCCGCTTCGCGCAGGCCCACGGCACACGCGCTAAGACCGACGCGGTCGATGCCCGCATGCTCGCGCTCATGGGGCGCGCGCTGGAGCTGGTTCCGGACCAGCCAACCGACCCCAAACAGCGTGAAATCAAGGAGTTGCATGTCGCCCGCACCGGGCTGGTGCGGGATCGTACCGCGCTGATGAACCGCCTTGGCACGCAACAGCTCGACGTGACCCGCCGCCTGACCCGGGCACGCCTGCGTCAGGTCAACCACCAGATCGACAGGCTTAACGCCGAAATCGAACGGCGAAACCGCGATTGCCCGGAACGCGCCAGGGCAATCGGCATTCTCACCTCGATCCCCGGGATCGGTGCCATCACCGCACGGGCGCTGCTCAGCGAATGCCCCGAGATCGGCACTCTGGGGTCAAAGCAGATCGCGGCGCTCGCAGGTCTCGCGCCGATCACGTGTCAGTCCGGTCAGTGGAGCGGAAAGGCCCACATCCAGGGCGGGCGCAGGCTCCTGCGCGAGAGCCTGTTCATGCCCGCCCTCGTCGCCATGAAGCGAAACCCCGATCTGAGCCAGAAATACGATGCCCTCAGAGCCGCCGGAAAACCCCACAAGGTCGCGCTCGCCGTCCTCATGCGAAAACTCCTGATCCTCGCAAACACTCTCATAAGCGAAAACAGAGAATGGACACCAAAACACCCTTGA
- a CDS encoding spore coat U domain-containing protein — MTILAAALLSLTLFGARTAQAATCDASVSNINFGAISVRSGAVNRTSGTLTVNCRGALVNVLGVCLRFGAGQGGAGSGNNPRYMRGPGNEALAYQLRPLGHGSGFGVLETLYVPVPIVLGAGSAQVPIYGDIISRSVSVGSGDYSSTFSGSADIEMVYGVLACNLPGQTATVPPFSVSAQVVPSCELLVSPLAFGIVSSSLTQPKDAAASITVRCTSDTNYSVALGGGQSNDPANRILRNGTETLSYGLYRDAARSALWGETSGTTAAGYGTGTDNVFTVYGRIHAGQNAFVGVYTDNVVVTVNY; from the coding sequence TTGACCATACTGGCCGCAGCCCTGCTGTCCCTGACGTTGTTTGGCGCGCGCACCGCACAGGCAGCCACCTGCGACGCCTCGGTCAGCAATATCAATTTCGGTGCAATCTCGGTGCGCAGCGGGGCGGTGAACCGCACCTCGGGCACGCTGACGGTGAATTGCCGGGGCGCATTGGTGAATGTGCTGGGCGTCTGCCTGCGCTTTGGCGCAGGGCAGGGCGGGGCCGGCAGCGGCAACAACCCGCGCTACATGCGCGGTCCGGGGAACGAGGCGCTGGCCTATCAATTGCGCCCGCTGGGGCATGGCAGCGGCTTTGGCGTGCTCGAAACGCTTTATGTGCCGGTCCCGATCGTGCTGGGCGCGGGCAGCGCACAGGTGCCGATCTATGGCGACATCATCAGCCGCAGCGTATCGGTGGGCAGCGGTGATTACAGCTCGACCTTTTCAGGCAGTGCCGACATCGAGATGGTTTACGGTGTGCTGGCCTGCAACCTGCCCGGGCAGACGGCCACGGTGCCGCCTTTCAGCGTCAGCGCCCAGGTTGTGCCAAGCTGCGAACTGTTGGTGTCCCCGCTGGCTTTCGGCATCGTGTCCAGCAGCCTGACCCAACCAAAGGACGCCGCCGCGTCGATCACGGTACGCTGCACGTCCGACACCAACTATTCCGTGGCGTTGGGCGGCGGCCAAAGCAACGACCCCGCCAACCGTATCCTGCGCAATGGTACCGAAACCCTGTCCTACGGCCTCTACCGCGACGCCGCCCGCTCGGCGTTGTGGGGGGAGACTTCGGGGACAACGGCAGCAGGATATGGCACCGGCACCGACAATGTCTTTACCGTTTACGGGCGCATCCATGCAGGCCAGAACGCCTTTGTCGGGGTCTATACGGACAATGTGGTGGTGACGGTGAATTACTGA
- the phnN gene encoding phosphonate metabolism protein/1,5-bisphosphokinase (PRPP-forming) PhnN, with amino-acid sequence MSGRMIAVVGPSGVGKDTVMQALVDAAPQLSLVRRVITREADAGGEDFDAVSVPMFMGMQAAGEFALSWQAHGLRYGIPATVDKELKQGRDLLVNLSRSVLPAAQARFGAMPVLLLTASPAVLRARLMARGREAGAEIDARLARAGFALPGGINAIHIDNSGPLADTVQRALAALYPQKDVTLT; translated from the coding sequence ATGAGCGGGCGGATGATCGCCGTGGTCGGCCCGTCCGGTGTGGGCAAGGACACGGTGATGCAGGCGCTGGTCGATGCGGCACCGCAACTGTCGCTGGTGCGCCGTGTGATCACGCGCGAAGCGGATGCGGGCGGCGAGGATTTTGATGCGGTGAGCGTGCCGATGTTCATGGGCATGCAGGCGGCGGGCGAATTTGCGCTGAGCTGGCAGGCGCATGGGCTGCGCTATGGCATTCCGGCCACCGTGGACAAGGAGCTGAAGCAGGGCCGTGACCTGCTGGTGAACCTGTCGCGTTCCGTGCTGCCGGCGGCGCAGGCGCGGTTCGGGGCGATGCCGGTGCTGTTGCTGACCGCCAGCCCCGCCGTGCTGCGCGCCCGTCTGATGGCGCGGGGGCGCGAGGCGGGTGCCGAGATCGACGCACGGCTGGCACGGGCGGGCTTTGCCCTGCCCGGGGGCATCAACGCAATCCATATCGACAATTCGGGTCCGCTGGCAGACACCGTGCAGCGTGCGCTGGCGGCCCTTTACCCACAGAAAGACGTGACACTGACATGA
- a CDS encoding alpha-D-ribose 1-methylphosphonate 5-phosphate C-P-lyase PhnJ, giving the protein MTDYNFAYLDEQTKRMIRRAILKGLAIPGYQVPFASREMPMPYGWGTGGVQVSAAVLTPEDTFKVIDQGADDTTNAVSIRRFFQKTAGVAVTEATAEASVIQTRHRIPEEELRADQILVYQVPIPEPLRFLEPSEVETRKMHSLEEYGLMHVKLYEDISQHGAIATAYAYPVKVEGRYVMDPSPIPKFDNPKLEMAAIQLFGAGREQRIYAVPPYSKVVSLDFEDFPFEASKADHPCDLCGATDSYLDELIVDDDGGRLFMCSDTDYCQGRRAAGHVGAQGVPIEEDAA; this is encoded by the coding sequence ATGACTGACTATAACTTTGCCTATCTGGACGAGCAGACCAAGCGGATGATCCGCCGTGCGATCCTCAAGGGGTTGGCGATACCGGGTTATCAGGTGCCCTTTGCCAGCCGTGAGATGCCGATGCCATATGGCTGGGGCACCGGCGGGGTGCAGGTATCTGCCGCCGTGCTAACGCCCGAGGACACGTTCAAGGTGATCGACCAAGGGGCCGATGACACCACCAACGCGGTGTCAATCCGACGGTTTTTCCAGAAAACCGCCGGCGTGGCCGTGACCGAAGCGACGGCAGAGGCCAGCGTGATCCAGACCCGCCACCGCATCCCCGAAGAGGAGCTGCGGGCGGATCAGATATTGGTCTATCAGGTGCCGATCCCCGAGCCGCTGCGCTTTCTGGAACCGTCCGAGGTGGAAACCCGCAAGATGCACAGTCTGGAGGAATACGGCCTGATGCATGTGAAGCTGTACGAGGACATCAGCCAGCACGGCGCGATTGCCACGGCCTATGCCTATCCGGTGAAGGTCGAGGGGCGCTATGTCATGGACCCCTCGCCCATTCCGAAATTCGACAACCCCAAGCTGGAAATGGCCGCGATCCAACTGTTCGGCGCGGGCCGCGAGCAGCGGATTTACGCGGTGCCGCCCTATAGCAAGGTGGTCAGTCTGGATTTCGAGGATTTCCCCTTCGAGGCCAGCAAGGCGGACCACCCTTGCGACCTGTGCGGGGCGACCGACAGCTATCTGGACGAGTTGATTGTCGATGACGACGGCGGGCGTCTGTTCATGTGTTCGGACACCGATTACTGCCAGGGCCGCCGCGCAGCGGGGCATGTGGGCGCGCAGGGCGTCCCGATTGAGGAGGACGCGGCATGA
- the phnK gene encoding phosphonate C-P lyase system protein PhnK → MTPLLQVEGVAKFYGARVGCTDVSFDLYPGEVMGIVGESGSGKSTLLNCLAGHLTPDAGAVRFDTKTDGLRDTVTMREPERRMLGRTDWAFVHQHARDGLRMNVSAGGNVGERLMAVGARHYGSIRDTATDWLGRVEINADRIDDRPTAFSGGMQQRLQIARNLVTGPRLVFMDEPTGGLDVSVQARLLDLLRGLVREMGLSAIIVTHDLAVVRLLADRLMVMKDGHVVETGLTDQVLDDPQHAYTQLLVSSVLQV, encoded by the coding sequence ATGACACCGCTTTTGCAGGTAGAAGGCGTGGCCAAGTTCTATGGCGCGCGGGTGGGATGTACGGACGTGTCGTTCGATCTGTACCCCGGCGAAGTCATGGGTATTGTGGGCGAAAGCGGGTCGGGCAAGTCGACCTTGCTGAACTGTCTGGCGGGGCATCTGACGCCCGACGCGGGTGCCGTGCGCTTTGACACCAAGACCGATGGTTTGCGCGACACCGTGACCATGCGCGAGCCGGAACGGCGGATGCTGGGGCGCACCGACTGGGCGTTCGTCCACCAGCACGCCCGCGACGGGCTGCGGATGAATGTCAGTGCGGGCGGCAACGTGGGCGAGCGGCTGATGGCTGTGGGCGCGCGCCATTATGGCAGCATCCGCGACACCGCGACCGACTGGCTGGGCCGTGTCGAGATCAACGCCGACCGCATCGACGACCGCCCCACTGCCTTTTCGGGGGGCATGCAACAGCGGTTGCAGATCGCGCGCAATCTGGTCACCGGGCCACGGCTGGTGTTCATGGACGAACCCACCGGCGGTCTGGACGTCAGCGTGCAGGCGCGGCTGCTGGATCTTTTGCGCGGGCTGGTGCGAGAGATGGGGCTGAGCGCGATTATCGTGACCCATGATCTGGCCGTGGTGCGGTTGCTGGCCGACCGGCTGATGGTGATGAAAGACGGCCATGTGGTCGAGACCGGGCTAACCGATCAGGTTCTGGACGATCCGCAACATGCCTATACGCAGTTGCTGGTGTCTTCGGTGTTGCAGGTATAA
- the phnL gene encoding phosphonate C-P lyase system protein PhnL translates to MIQVENLCKSFTLHNQGGTVIPVMEGAAFDVAAGECVGLIGASGAGKSTLMRMLYGNYLAASGHIRIGGVDVATAQPREILALRRDTLGYVSQFLRVVPRVSTLDVVAEPLLRTGHDRAMAEARARNLLARLNIPERLWGLSPTTFSGGEQQRVNIARGFAYDYPALLLDEPTASLDATNREVVLSLIEGAKARGAAIVGIFHDEAARDRVCDRVIDAAAFTPGMAA, encoded by the coding sequence ATGATCCAAGTTGAAAACCTGTGCAAATCCTTCACCCTGCACAATCAGGGCGGCACGGTTATTCCGGTGATGGAGGGTGCTGCCTTTGATGTGGCGGCGGGCGAATGCGTGGGGCTGATCGGCGCGTCGGGCGCGGGGAAATCCACGCTGATGCGGATGCTTTATGGCAATTATCTGGCGGCCTCGGGGCATATCCGCATTGGTGGGGTGGACGTGGCCACGGCCCAGCCGCGCGAGATACTGGCGCTGCGGCGGGACACGCTGGGCTATGTCAGCCAGTTTCTGCGGGTGGTGCCGCGTGTGTCCACGCTGGACGTGGTGGCCGAGCCGCTGTTGCGCACCGGCCATGACCGCGCCATGGCCGAGGCGCGGGCGCGCAACCTGCTGGCGCGGCTGAACATTCCCGAACGGCTGTGGGGGCTGAGCCCGACCACGTTTTCAGGGGGCGAACAGCAGCGGGTGAACATCGCGCGCGGCTTTGCCTATGATTATCCGGCGTTGTTGCTGGATGAACCCACCGCCAGTCTGGACGCCACCAACCGCGAGGTTGTCCTGTCGCTGATCGAAGGCGCCAAGGCACGGGGGGCGGCGATTGTGGGGATTTTCCACGACGAGGCGGCGCGGGACCGGGTATGCGACCGGGTGATTGATGCGGCCGCCTTTACTCCGGGCATGGCGGCATGA
- a CDS encoding fimbria/pilus outer membrane usher protein: protein MAQKRLILALMMGGICGPALATAPTIDGYTPGAVVAQAASVDVSAVISDGFSELGQDTPLFLFAIVNGNETGLVAEFTAHPGENRLSSTRSELAQIGIKATAGLGKTVYLDDIPGLSFNYQAADQKIFIEAPFQALEPSVISAANAPTFEEPDRSFGGVLNYSIATDLSAVDGLSGLTMNSISAALDARVFSPYGTLNSTGLYRYSHGAANPTSFVRHETSFEVADTKRALTYTFGDLTNSGLQWSRPIRMGGFQVRRDFSLRSDLVKDQLLTFSGAAAVPSTVDVFIDNNRAYSANVDSGPFRIEDLPLHTGAGDATIVVRDEQGREKRRRVSFFTARNLIKPGMADYALEVGYAREDFGARSNSYGDDLIVSGSLRYGLSDKITLEGHFESTDGLTLLGMGANFVPFSLGEVSMTAGASQYNDVTAGFVHATLRTTVAGVDLNASTLRSQDGFADLASVTGIDLIAAGASPLLETPKALDVISLSMPLARTGSKLGINYVHSERATSTDRIVSVSVGHRLKRGRGALSLSGSRNFDTDDKQLSLNLSMPLGNRTHARAGVGRDQTGAQTASVYIAKPLGEDVGDIGYAGQLEHRGSTFLAGARGDYRGRYGKAGADIKLSDSTTYIRGDIEGSLVYTGGRFAAGNTVSDGFAIVDVGVGDVPVYLQNRPVTRTNRNGIAVITGAASHQRSRVSINVNDLPADTSVGVTAVDIVPARNAGQLVSFDGNDTPSVLAVLRDASGAVLPTGAAAFLNGSDEEFIVGYDGVVWLEDVKRSNTVKARYQGQSCTARFDYRATAAMQDMIDPVTCK from the coding sequence ATGGCGCAAAAACGCCTTATACTCGCGCTGATGATGGGCGGGATCTGCGGGCCTGCGCTCGCGACCGCGCCCACCATCGACGGATACACGCCCGGTGCCGTAGTGGCACAGGCGGCATCCGTCGATGTCAGCGCGGTCATTTCAGACGGGTTTTCCGAGCTGGGGCAGGACACGCCGCTGTTCCTGTTTGCCATCGTGAACGGCAATGAAACGGGTCTTGTCGCCGAATTTACCGCACATCCGGGCGAAAACCGCCTGTCCTCCACCCGCAGTGAACTGGCGCAGATCGGGATCAAGGCCACTGCCGGGTTGGGCAAGACGGTTTACCTTGACGATATTCCGGGGCTGTCGTTCAACTATCAGGCTGCCGATCAGAAAATCTTTATCGAAGCGCCGTTTCAGGCGCTTGAACCCAGCGTGATCTCGGCCGCCAACGCCCCCACGTTCGAAGAACCGGATCGCAGCTTTGGCGGCGTTCTGAACTACAGCATCGCCACCGACCTCAGCGCCGTGGACGGGCTGTCGGGGCTGACCATGAACAGCATCAGCGCGGCGCTGGATGCACGCGTTTTCTCGCCCTATGGTACGCTGAACAGCACCGGACTTTACCGATATTCCCATGGGGCCGCCAATCCCACCAGCTTTGTGCGTCACGAAACCAGTTTCGAAGTGGCCGACACCAAACGCGCGCTGACCTATACCTTTGGCGATCTGACCAACTCGGGCCTGCAATGGAGCCGCCCGATCCGCATGGGCGGCTTTCAGGTCCGCCGTGATTTCAGCCTGCGCAGCGATCTGGTCAAGGATCAGCTGCTGACCTTTTCGGGCGCCGCCGCTGTGCCGTCGACCGTTGATGTGTTCATCGACAACAACCGCGCCTATTCCGCCAATGTCGACAGCGGCCCGTTTCGCATCGAAGACCTGCCGCTGCACACCGGCGCAGGCGATGCCACCATCGTCGTGCGCGACGAACAGGGCCGCGAGAAACGCCGCCGCGTGTCGTTCTTTACCGCGCGCAACCTGATCAAACCCGGCATGGCCGATTATGCATTGGAAGTGGGCTATGCCCGCGAGGACTTCGGCGCGCGCAGCAACAGCTATGGCGACGATCTGATCGTCTCGGGCAGCCTGCGCTATGGGCTGTCCGACAAAATCACGCTGGAAGGGCATTTTGAATCCACCGACGGGCTGACCCTGCTGGGGATGGGGGCGAATTTCGTGCCCTTCTCGCTGGGCGAAGTGTCGATGACCGCAGGGGCCAGCCAGTACAACGATGTTACCGCAGGATTTGTCCACGCCACACTGCGCACCACCGTTGCAGGCGTCGATCTGAACGCCTCGACCCTGCGGTCGCAAGACGGCTTTGCCGATCTGGCCTCGGTGACGGGGATCGACCTGATTGCCGCCGGAGCCAGCCCGCTGCTGGAAACGCCCAAGGCGCTGGATGTCATCAGCCTGTCGATGCCACTGGCGCGCACCGGTTCCAAGCTGGGCATCAACTATGTTCATTCCGAACGTGCCACCTCGACCGACCGGATCGTATCGGTTTCGGTCGGTCACAGGCTGAAACGCGGACGCGGCGCACTCAGCCTCTCGGGGTCGCGAAATTTCGACACCGATGACAAGCAACTGTCGCTGAACCTGTCAATGCCGCTGGGCAACCGCACCCATGCCCGCGCGGGCGTGGGCCGCGACCAGACGGGCGCACAGACCGCCAGCGTCTATATCGCCAAACCGCTGGGCGAAGACGTGGGCGACATCGGCTATGCCGGACAACTCGAACATCGCGGCAGCACCTTCCTTGCAGGCGCGCGGGGCGATTACCGGGGCCGCTATGGCAAGGCCGGCGCCGACATCAAACTGTCCGACAGCACCACTTATATTCGTGGCGATATCGAAGGGTCGCTTGTCTATACCGGCGGACGCTTTGCGGCCGGCAACACCGTCAGCGACGGCTTTGCCATTGTCGATGTGGGCGTGGGGGATGTGCCCGTCTATCTGCAAAACCGCCCCGTCACCCGCACCAACCGCAACGGCATCGCGGTGATCACCGGCGCCGCCTCGCACCAGCGCAGCCGGGTGTCGATCAACGTCAACGATCTGCCTGCCGACACCAGCGTGGGGGTCACAGCTGTTGACATCGTACCGGCGCGCAACGCGGGGCAACTGGTCAGCTTTGATGGCAACGACACGCCGTCGGTTCTGGCGGTGCTGCGCGATGCCAGCGGCGCGGTGCTGCCCACGGGGGCGGCGGCCTTTCTGAACGGGTCCGACGAGGAATTCATCGTCGGCTATGACGGCGTGGTCTGGCTGGAAGACGTGAAGCGTTCCAACACCGTCAAGGCCCGCTATCAGGGCCAAAGCTGCACCGCGCGCTTTGACTACCGCGCCACGGCGGCGATGCAGGACATGATCGATCCGGTGACCTGCAAGTGA
- a CDS encoding alpha-D-ribose 1-methylphosphonate 5-triphosphate diphosphatase, translating to MTQETVLTNARVVLPDDVITGTVVLRDGRIADVASGGTGVAAAQDCAGDFVAPGLIELHTDNLERHMVPRPKVDWPHRAAILAHDRELAGTGITTVFDAIRVGSILSGDHKRYGKYARQMADEILEMRNRGALKISHHIHLRAEICSETLEEELGEFGTDDKVGIVSLMDHTPGQRQFRDVSKFETYVRGKHNMQAEGFAEYVEFLYGLQAQLGAKHEAAAVAAAARYGATLASHDDTTAEQVAASHAHGVAIAEFPTTVEAAAACRASGIANIMGAPNLVRGGSHSGNVAAQELAQAGLLDILSSDYVPAALLQAAVQLAGVWDDMARAIATVTATPARSVGLVDRGEIAVGKRADLIRFGVLDGAPLVQAVWSEGRRVA from the coding sequence ATGACCCAAGAGACCGTATTGACCAACGCCCGCGTGGTGCTGCCTGACGATGTGATCACCGGCACCGTGGTGCTGCGCGATGGCAGGATTGCCGATGTGGCCTCGGGCGGGACCGGCGTTGCGGCGGCGCAGGATTGCGCGGGGGATTTCGTGGCCCCCGGTCTGATCGAGCTGCACACCGACAATCTGGAACGCCATATGGTGCCGCGCCCCAAGGTCGACTGGCCCCACCGCGCCGCCATCCTGGCCCATGACCGCGAGCTGGCGGGCACCGGCATCACCACCGTCTTTGACGCCATCCGCGTGGGGTCGATCCTGTCGGGGGATCACAAACGCTATGGCAAATACGCGCGCCAGATGGCGGATGAGATTCTGGAGATGCGCAACCGGGGCGCGTTGAAGATCAGCCATCACATCCACCTGCGCGCCGAGATTTGTTCGGAGACGCTGGAGGAGGAGCTGGGCGAGTTCGGAACCGACGACAAGGTGGGGATCGTGTCGCTGATGGACCACACTCCGGGGCAGCGGCAGTTCCGCGACGTGTCGAAATTCGAGACCTATGTGCGTGGCAAGCACAACATGCAGGCCGAGGGTTTCGCCGAATATGTCGAATTCCTCTACGGGCTTCAGGCGCAGCTGGGCGCGAAACATGAGGCGGCGGCGGTTGCGGCGGCGGCGCGCTATGGTGCAACGCTGGCCAGCCATGACGACACCACGGCGGAACAGGTCGCGGCCAGCCATGCGCATGGGGTAGCGATTGCCGAATTCCCCACGACGGTCGAGGCCGCAGCGGCCTGCCGCGCGTCGGGCATTGCCAACATCATGGGCGCGCCCAATCTGGTGCGTGGCGGGTCGCATTCGGGCAACGTGGCCGCGCAGGAACTGGCGCAGGCCGGGCTGCTGGATATCCTGTCGTCGGATTATGTCCCTGCGGCGCTGTTGCAGGCGGCGGTGCAGCTGGCGGGTGTCTGGGACGACATGGCGCGCGCGATTGCGACCGTGACGGCCACGCCCGCGCGGTCCGTGGGTCTGGTCGACCGGGGCGAGATTGCGGTGGGCAAACGGGCCGACCTGATCCGCTTTGGCGTACTGGACGGCGCGCCGCTGGTACAGGCGGTGTGGTCGGAAGGGCGGCGGGTGGCCTGA